The Acidianus infernus genome window below encodes:
- a CDS encoding nitroreductase family protein, giving the protein MREDILEFLMNRRSIRSFQKKDVDNELLKKLIYVANHAPNSMNREPWKFIIIRDDKTKEELSKLHKGASHLLLAPVNIAVVGEPDVSPDTWMVDVVNATMYFVLSAYAVGLGVGWVAAYENETAKKILGIPKEKVLVTLLSLGYPDPEYKPKPKAVKSPEEVMLYEKWS; this is encoded by the coding sequence ATGCGCGAAGATATACTGGAATTTCTTATGAATAGAAGAAGCATTAGGAGTTTCCAGAAAAAAGACGTAGATAACGAGCTTTTGAAAAAGTTAATTTATGTGGCAAATCACGCGCCTAACTCCATGAATAGAGAACCTTGGAAGTTCATAATAATAAGGGATGATAAAACTAAGGAAGAGCTTTCAAAATTGCATAAAGGGGCATCTCACTTATTACTCGCTCCAGTTAATATAGCAGTTGTAGGAGAGCCAGACGTAAGTCCAGACACTTGGATGGTAGACGTTGTTAATGCGACCATGTATTTCGTTCTTTCAGCATACGCAGTAGGTTTAGGAGTAGGTTGGGTTGCCGCTTATGAGAACGAAACTGCAAAGAAAATCTTAGGCATACCTAAGGAAAAAGTTTTAGTTACTCTACTTTCTTTAGGTTACCCAGATCCGGAATATAAACCAAAGCCTAAGGCTGTTAAAAGTCCAGAAGAAGTAATGCTTTATGAAAAGTGGAGCTAA